The stretch of DNA GAGTTAAGTGAATAAGCGTTTAATGGAAAACCAATATAAATCTAATGTGGAGTGGATATGCAAATAAAGGTAGATAGAGATCTATGCAGCAGTTGTGAAACCTGTATAGCCTCCTGTCCGTATGAGGCAATTGTGTTACAGGAGGGCAAGGCCTTTGTTAATGAGTACTGTCAGATATGCCGGATTTGTCTGAGCGTTTGTCCTGAGGGCGCAATAAAAGAAGTACCGGATGCGCAGGATAGTAAAGATACGGTTACTGACATCTCTGCGTACAAAGGGGTAATGGTGTTTGCTGAGCAGCGTGAGGGAAAAGTTTCTCAGGTAGCGTTTGAACTTCTTTCAGCTGGTCGCCGCCTTGCCGATAAATTATCGGTTGAGTTATTTGCCGTGCTTTTAGGCGCACCGGAGTCTGAGGCCAATGAACTAATAAAGTGGGGAGCCGATAAGGTGTTTTTATGCAGCAGCGACTCACTGACAAGTTTTAATGATGAGCCTTACACCAATATTGTTTCAAAAATCATAAAGGAGCATAAACCTGAAATTGTGCTTACAGGAGCTACGGCAATAGGACGGTCGTTTTTCCCGCGCGTTGCTGCCCGTCTTCATGCGGGGCTGACTGCCGACTGCACATCTTTGGAAATCGAGGATGGAGGGCGCAACCTGCTTGCCATAAGGCCGGCTTTTGGCGGAAACATCATGGCAACTATAATGTGCCCCGACACCCGCCCTCAAATGGCCACTGTGCGGCCAAAGGTAATGAAAAAGTGCGCTTGCAGCGCTAACCACACAGGGACTATTGTTAATATTGAAGTTCCCACTAACGGTAAATGCAGAACCAAAGTGCTTGAAACAACAAAGGATGCTGATTTCTGTTCCATTAACATCCAGGAGGCTGAGGTAATAGTATCAGGTGGCAGAGGGCTCGGTAACCCTAAAGGATTTGAGATGCTCAAAGAGCTTGCCGAACTGGTAAACGGTACACTGGGCGCTTCAAGGGCAGCCGTTGATGAGGGCTGGATTCCTTATAACCATCAGGTTGGCCAAACCGGTAAGACAGTCTGCCCAAAGATTTACATCGCCTGCGGCATATCTGGTGCTGTGCAGCACATGGTAGGAATGCAATCATCGGATATTATTATAGCCATAAACAAAAACGCCGAGGCACCGATATTCAGTATCGCCAATTACGGGATAGTGGGCGACCTGTATGAAATCATACCGAGGTTGATTAAGCGAATAAAAGAGGAGAGAGGTTGATGAAAAAAGCAGCCGTTGTGTTTCCAGGGCAAGGGTCTCAGGGTGTGGGGATGGGACTTGACCTCTTTGAAAAATTTGAAGAGGCAAGAGAGGTTTACAAAGAGGTCTCCACGGCTCTGAACTATGATATAGCAAAGTTATGCTTTAGCGGTCCAAAGGAGGAATTAAATAAAACCTACAGGACACAGCCAGCGCTTTTAACAACAAGCATAGCAGCCTACAGAGTGCTTCTGTCAAAGGGTATAAAACCGGAGGTACTGGCAGGACACAGCCTTGGGGAGTATTCAGCACTTGTTGCTGCAGGTGTTTTGACTCTTACTGCTGCAACCAAGCTTACTGAAATGCGTGGCAGGTTTATGCAGGATGCGGTGCCAGAGGGCCAAGGGCTTATGGCGGCTATATTGGGGCTTAACAGAGAGATTGTAGATAATATCTGTTTAGCGGTAAAGTCCGGCTACGTTGCACCGGCCAATTATAATTGCCCTGAGCAGACTGTCATAGCAGGCGAAAAGCCGGCAGTTGAGGAGGCAATGATACTTGCCAGAAGTGCCGGAGCCAAAAGAGCAGTGCCACTTGCCGTTAGTGTTCCTTCTCACTGTACGCTTATGGTCAGCGCCTCCGAAAAGTTAAGTAAATACTTTGATGGCGTTGAATTTAAAAACGCTGAAATTCCCATTGTTAATAATGCGGACGCTATGCTTCTGGTTACGGCAGACCAAATAAGGTCAGCGCTTATCAGACAACTAAACAGCCCGCTTCTTTGGGAGGACTCGGTGAGAAAGATGGTTGACACCGGTGTAGAGGTGTTTATCGAGGTTGGCCCAATAACGGTTCTGTCAGGACTAATTAAACGGATAGACTCTACTGTTACACTTTTAAATGTGCAGGATAGCGCCTCATTGGATCGAACCGTGGCTGCACTAAATAACTAATACCAAGTTTAGGAGGATTGTTTTAAGATGATCAAGATTTACTACGACAAAGACGCAAACTTAAATGCTTTGAAGGGAAAAAAGATAGTGATAATGGGCTATGGGAGCCAGGGACACGCTCACGCCAATAACCTTAAAGAAAGCGGCATGGATGTAACCATAGGAATCAGACAGGGCAGCAGCTGGAACAAGGCAAAAGAGGCCGGATTTAACGTGATGATTCCCTCGGAGGCGGCAAAAATAGCTGACGTTATAATGATTCTGCTTCCCGATGAGATACAAGGAGACACATATAAAGCAGAGATAGCGCCCAACATGAAAAAATCCGTGTATTTAGCTTTTGCACACGGATTCAATATCCACTTTGGACAGATTGTACCTCCGGAGGATGCAAACGTGTTTATGGCAGCCCCTAAGGGACCCGGGCATCTTGTGCGCAGTGAGTATCTGCGTGGAAGCGGTGTGCCTTGCTTAATCGCAATACATCAGGACCCGGCGGGTAACACAAAAGACATAGCACTTGCCTATGCTTCAGCTATCGGAGGCGGCAGGGCCGGAGTGATTGAGACCTCTTTCAGAGAGGAGACCGAGACCGACCTTTTTGGCGAACAGGTGGTTCTTTGCGGCGGCTTAACATCGTTGATTATGGCAGCATATGAAACATTAACAGAGGCCGGATATGCTCCTGAGATGGCATACTTTGAATGTCTGCATGAGGTCAAACTAATTACAGATTTAATTTATGAGGGCGGAATTGCCAATATGCGGTACTCAATAAGTAACACCGCTCAGTACGGCGATCTGACGCGCGGCCCGCGTGTTATCACTGATGAGACAAAAAAAGAAATGAAGAGAATCCTGTCAGAAATTCAGGACGGATACTTTGCTAAGGAATGGATGCTTGAGTGTAAGGCTAATAAGCCGGTCTTTAATGCGCTGACTAAAAAAGGCGAGGCGCACAGTATCGAGGAGGTAGGGCAAAAACTCCGCTCCATGATGCCGTGGTTGAAGAAGGGTAAATTGGTAGATAAGTCTAAAGCATAATAAAAATTTATACTGAGTAGAAATCTAAATAGAATATCAAAGAGGAGATTACGACGTCGCTGTCGCTCCTCGTAATGACGGATGGGCGCCCCCATACACAGCAGCCCCACGCCGTCATTGCGAACCCCTTTAAGGGGTGTGGCAATCTCCTCTTTTTACTATGACATTTAGTTTTATCTTTAAACGCAACACGGTAATAATCAGCAGTTGGCACAGATTTCCTCAGATTTGAATTTTTCTTTCATCTGCGTTTATCTGCGCCATCTGCGGAAAAAAGTCTTATTCTGTCAGATTAAGAGATTTACATCATATCTCTATCCTGAATTCACACCAACCATCTATGTTTCTGACAGAAATGGTGCCTTTCATGTTTTGCTCCACTATTACTTTTGCCATGTATAACCCCATTCCTGTTCTCAGTGCTATATCCCTGGTGGTAAAGTATGGGTCAAACACTTTGTTTATTATATCATTAGGGATTTCACCACCATTATCCGAAACAGATATAATTACCTTGCCAGTAGTACTGTCCTTATTTAACTTTACTTTGATAATCCCATCAGTATTTTTTCTTTCTTCAAATTTATCCTTGGCGTTTGTCAGAATATTTAAAATTACATGGGCAAACTCATTCGGAAATCCTTGTATTGTCAAATTCTCGTCTAATTCTTTATCAATGACAATCCCCTTATCTCTGACGTATCCTGACAGAAGCGATTCGGCTCTGTTTATCTCATCAGCTATGTTAAATTCCGTTTGTTCTTCCTCCTGGATATAGAAATTTCTAAAATTATCTATTGTCTCAGATAATTTTATTAGTTCAGACATCGAATTGTTAACATTATTAGTTATATACAGTTCATCTAAATCGCCATGCAGGTATGCATCTTTTATATCCTGAATTGAAACTCCGATTGCACATAGTGGCTGTCTCCAGTGGTGTGAGATATTCATCAGCAACTCACTCATTGAGATATATTTAGATTGCTCAAACATTAACTGATCCTTAGCACGGTTTTTTGATACCTCTTCATCAACTCTCTTTTGCAGGTTCAGGTTAATTGTCTTTATTTCATCCTCCATTTGTTTACGTTGTGTTATATCCCGAAAAACCAGTACGACTCTTTTGATCTCACCTTTTTTATTCTTAATGGGAGCAACACTATATTCAATATAGAGATCCTTTAAACGGCTTTTGAGCATTGAAATATTTCCATTTGCACCGATACTTTTTCCCTGAGCGACACATTGCTCAACAGGATTAATAACAGGAACACTCATATCCTCATTAACAACACTAAACACTTCACTTAAATCCCTGCCTGCTGCCTCCTGTAATGGCCAGCCTGTTAACTGTTCAGCAACCGGATTTAAAAGCTCAATACGGCTGTCAATGTTAGTAATAATTACTCCATCACCAATAGACATTAATGTAACCTGGATACGTTCTTTTTCCTGCTCGAGCTGTTTTTTAGATACGAGTGTACGCAACCGTAATTCATTAAAGGTAAAAACTAGTTGCTCCAGTTCATCATCCTCCGCCATAAAGTGTTTATTACGTATCAGCTTAAGAGGTTTTTGCCATTCATTAGTTTTCAGATTTGCAATGTATGCAGATATATCCTTTAAATACCTGCCCACTAACTTATGAAACAAAAAAATAATAAAAAAGGAAACTAAAAATGTTTTGACTGTCTGTGTCACCAATATAACCACGATTTTTTCTTTCAGACTTTGATAAACCCTGTCAAGAGTGGCTACCACAAGCAGTTGTCCTACATAGACCTGTTTTCCCCGATGCAAATATTCGATTTTAAAGGTATGGCTTATGATATGTTTTTCCTGAGGCCTGCCTACAGCCAGTAACACTTTACCTTCATCTGATTTAATTTCAAGGTACTGCATATCGGGAAGGTTTTTGATACCCTCCATGTTAATTTCTAAATCCTTTACACTGTTGACCCATAAGCTATATGACAGACTGGGTAAGTAACTGGTTTCAATTTGGCTTATCCTGGTTTCAATGAGAGTCACAGACTGATAGTAATCCAAAGCTAATTGCATAACTGTACCCACTAACGTAAAAATAGAACTGAACATGAGAATATAGACGGCAAAACGATAACCTATACCTTTTTTCTCTGACCTGAGAAGTGATTTTATATTCCAGTTCAACAAGGCCCATAATTCCTATAAAGCATACCTTGTAAGTACCTCAGTCTGAATTCGTTCATAAGTGCCATCTTCTTTTATCGCTTTTATAGCCTCCGCAAACTTTGGGACTAATGCTTCATGTTTTTTATTAAGGTAAGGGTACCAGTAGCCTGAAAGAAACGGGGTGCTGAGCATCCTGGCGTTTTTGACTCCTGAATCCTTCATTAACTTCATTCCAATCATTCTCTCAATAATCGCGATATCTATACGTTTTTTCCCCAGCATAGTAAAGAGTTGCTCACCTTTTTCAACTGAAACAACCGAATGGGCCATGGTGGTGTTACGCTCTAAAATCTTCCACCCGGTAACAATCCCCACGTCATAAGGTTGCAAATCCTTTGGTTCATTTACTACAACATCTGATTTATTGGTAAAAATCATCATCTGAAATTGCATTATCTTTTCAGGTACTCGTACAAGATTGGGATATTCACCTTTAGCGTTTATCGCATATATACGGCAGATGTCACCATCTTCTATGCCGCGGTCGGCGTTTTTTATTGCCCGCTCAGAGGGTAAGTACTGAATGATGATTTCTATGCCCATCCGCTTTGCTAACTCTTTGTATATAAGGTCGAGGAAACCTGTTTTATCCGGTGATGTGAGTGTTGTACGGAAGGATGAGTTAAGTATCAGCGTTTGTTTCTGTTGTGCACAAGCGGTGTCTCTGCATGGGACACAGAAAAGTACGCCAAACACAATAATGGCTGATAACAGGAACTTTATAACCGGTTGTTTTCTCATCTGTTGTGTCCCCCTGTTTAGTTCTACAATGTGTATAACAATTCACAAACTACTCTGCCGCATTCAACATTATCAAAAACTCCGCACCGCCGTCCACATTTTTTACCGTCAAGGTGCCACTCATATTTGTCTCAATAATTGTCTTGGACATGTAGAGTCCCAGCCCTGTTCCTTTTTCCTCTGATTTCGTTGAAACGTAAGGCTCATAAATCTTATCAATGACATCCACCGGTATGCCGCCTCCGTTATCTCTTATATTAACATATATTTTATTATCCGAATGTGAAAGCTCTATCTTAATGTCTCCTATGAATTTTTTCCCTGAAGACTCGGCTCTGCTTACTATCGCATCACTTGAATTGTTGATTAAATTCAATATCACTTGTTTAAACTCGTTTGGGAAACCGATAGTTGTAAAATTAGATTCCGGAGTTGTAGTTTCAATGATGATTTCTATGTTATTCTTCTTTTTATATAAAGAGCCAAACATTCCAACTATATCCTCTATCGCTTTTTTTATGTCGAAGGGGCGTTGTGTTCTTGAGGGTATTAAAAAAGTCCTGAAGTCATCTATTGTCTTTGACATAAACCCAACCTGCTGCATTACCGCTGTATTAGCTCTGCGCACATAATCTTTATCTATTTCACCAAAATCAGAGGCATCTTGCAAATCCTCAACGGTAAGAGATATTGCATTCAGCGGTTGTTTCCACTGATGGGCTATCATTCCTACAACCTCTCCCATTGATGCCTGCTTTGACTGTTGAATTAGCAACTGCTCCTGCTGCCGGCGTTTTTTTACCTCCTCATCAACCATAATAGTAAGATTTTTATTCATTCTTTCAAGAATATATGATTTCACTCTTAACTCTTTTTCTACTTGCTTAAGTTCACTTATATCCTTTGCAATATGAACGGAATATAAGAAGTTTCCATCTTTGTCAAATACAGGTGAAACGCTTACCAATAGCGAAAGAGAAGTTCTCTCATCCTCAATTTCAAGTATTTCATGTTCCCTTGATTTCAGGCATCTTTCATGCGGGCAGTTACAAAAAGGTTGATTTGTACCATGTACTAATGTATAACACCTGCGCCCTGTCACATCATCACGATTCATCCCTGTAAACTT from Nitrospirota bacterium encodes:
- a CDS encoding 4Fe-4S binding protein; this encodes MQIKVDRDLCSSCETCIASCPYEAIVLQEGKAFVNEYCQICRICLSVCPEGAIKEVPDAQDSKDTVTDISAYKGVMVFAEQREGKVSQVAFELLSAGRRLADKLSVELFAVLLGAPESEANELIKWGADKVFLCSSDSLTSFNDEPYTNIVSKIIKEHKPEIVLTGATAIGRSFFPRVAARLHAGLTADCTSLEIEDGGRNLLAIRPAFGGNIMATIMCPDTRPQMATVRPKVMKKCACSANHTGTIVNIEVPTNGKCRTKVLETTKDADFCSINIQEAEVIVSGGRGLGNPKGFEMLKELAELVNGTLGASRAAVDEGWIPYNHQVGQTGKTVCPKIYIACGISGAVQHMVGMQSSDIIIAINKNAEAPIFSIANYGIVGDLYEIIPRLIKRIKEERG
- the fabD gene encoding ACP S-malonyltransferase, producing MKKAAVVFPGQGSQGVGMGLDLFEKFEEAREVYKEVSTALNYDIAKLCFSGPKEELNKTYRTQPALLTTSIAAYRVLLSKGIKPEVLAGHSLGEYSALVAAGVLTLTAATKLTEMRGRFMQDAVPEGQGLMAAILGLNREIVDNICLAVKSGYVAPANYNCPEQTVIAGEKPAVEEAMILARSAGAKRAVPLAVSVPSHCTLMVSASEKLSKYFDGVEFKNAEIPIVNNADAMLLVTADQIRSALIRQLNSPLLWEDSVRKMVDTGVEVFIEVGPITVLSGLIKRIDSTVTLLNVQDSASLDRTVAALNN
- the ilvC gene encoding ketol-acid reductoisomerase: MKIYYDKDANLNALKGKKIVIMGYGSQGHAHANNLKESGMDVTIGIRQGSSWNKAKEAGFNVMIPSEAAKIADVIMILLPDEIQGDTYKAEIAPNMKKSVYLAFAHGFNIHFGQIVPPEDANVFMAAPKGPGHLVRSEYLRGSGVPCLIAIHQDPAGNTKDIALAYASAIGGGRAGVIETSFREETETDLFGEQVVLCGGLTSLIMAAYETLTEAGYAPEMAYFECLHEVKLITDLIYEGGIANMRYSISNTAQYGDLTRGPRVITDETKKEMKRILSEIQDGYFAKEWMLECKANKPVFNALTKKGEAHSIEEVGQKLRSMMPWLKKGKLVDKSKA
- a CDS encoding PAS domain S-box protein, producing MQLALDYYQSVTLIETRISQIETSYLPSLSYSLWVNSVKDLEINMEGIKNLPDMQYLEIKSDEGKVLLAVGRPQEKHIISHTFKIEYLHRGKQVYVGQLLVVATLDRVYQSLKEKIVVILVTQTVKTFLVSFFIIFLFHKLVGRYLKDISAYIANLKTNEWQKPLKLIRNKHFMAEDDELEQLVFTFNELRLRTLVSKKQLEQEKERIQVTLMSIGDGVIITNIDSRIELLNPVAEQLTGWPLQEAAGRDLSEVFSVVNEDMSVPVINPVEQCVAQGKSIGANGNISMLKSRLKDLYIEYSVAPIKNKKGEIKRVVLVFRDITQRKQMEDEIKTINLNLQKRVDEEVSKNRAKDQLMFEQSKYISMSELLMNISHHWRQPLCAIGVSIQDIKDAYLHGDLDELYITNNVNNSMSELIKLSETIDNFRNFYIQEEEQTEFNIADEINRAESLLSGYVRDKGIVIDKELDENLTIQGFPNEFAHVILNILTNAKDKFEERKNTDGIIKVKLNKDSTTGKVIISVSDNGGEIPNDIINKVFDPYFTTRDIALRTGMGLYMAKVIVEQNMKGTISVRNIDGWCEFRIEI
- a CDS encoding transporter substrate-binding domain-containing protein, translating into MRKQPVIKFLLSAIIVFGVLFCVPCRDTACAQQKQTLILNSSFRTTLTSPDKTGFLDLIYKELAKRMGIEIIIQYLPSERAIKNADRGIEDGDICRIYAINAKGEYPNLVRVPEKIMQFQMMIFTNKSDVVVNEPKDLQPYDVGIVTGWKILERNTTMAHSVVSVEKGEQLFTMLGKKRIDIAIIERMIGMKLMKDSGVKNARMLSTPFLSGYWYPYLNKKHEALVPKFAEAIKAIKEDGTYERIQTEVLTRYAL
- a CDS encoding PAS domain S-box protein, whose protein sequence is MKVFTKRHSPAYLFTAVMLAIFIAEFVDMTLLDWLHNKWNISSFVLINLMDSSILVVLVYPFLYFLTFKPLIAQIKERTRMAGIIKKSEEEWDTIFNSITDMVSIHDSNFIIKKANESFLKFTGMNRDDVTGRRCYTLVHGTNQPFCNCPHERCLKSREHEILEIEDERTSLSLLVSVSPVFDKDGNFLYSVHIAKDISELKQVEKELRVKSYILERMNKNLTIMVDEEVKKRRQQEQLLIQQSKQASMGEVVGMIAHQWKQPLNAISLTVEDLQDASDFGEIDKDYVRRANTAVMQQVGFMSKTIDDFRTFLIPSRTQRPFDIKKAIEDIVGMFGSLYKKKNNIEIIIETTTPESNFTTIGFPNEFKQVILNLINNSSDAIVSRAESSGKKFIGDIKIELSHSDNKIYVNIRDNGGGIPVDVIDKIYEPYVSTKSEEKGTGLGLYMSKTIIETNMSGTLTVKNVDGGAEFLIMLNAAE